In Paenibacillus sp. BIC5C1, a genomic segment contains:
- a CDS encoding DedA family protein, which yields MEFAREFIGQYGYFAIYGLLALGVIGMPIPDEVMMTFVGYLASISVLNYSVSIVVSFGGAFTGGLLSYTIGKKAGRPLVEKYGKWVGVNAKRLGRVESWFLKYGYWSIILGYFIPGIRHLMCCFSGISRMSIGRYVLVSSIGAFIWCVVFISIGFYVGVLT from the coding sequence ATGGAATTTGCAAGAGAATTTATTGGTCAATATGGTTATTTCGCAATTTATGGACTACTGGCTCTTGGCGTGATTGGCATGCCTATTCCGGATGAGGTGATGATGACCTTTGTCGGTTATCTCGCCTCCATCTCGGTGCTGAATTATTCGGTGTCCATCGTTGTCAGTTTTGGTGGAGCGTTTACTGGAGGTCTTCTGAGTTACACCATTGGCAAGAAGGCTGGTCGGCCACTGGTTGAGAAGTATGGTAAATGGGTCGGGGTCAACGCCAAACGGCTGGGCAGGGTGGAGTCCTGGTTTTTAAAATACGGGTACTGGTCCATCATACTGGGCTACTTCATTCCAGGCATTCGTCATCTGATGTGCTGTTTCTCCGGGATCAGCCGCATGTCTATAGGACGATACGTTCTTGTCTCCAGCATTGGCGCGTTTATATGGTGTGTTGTGTTTATATCGATCGGTTTTTACGTAGGTGTGTTAACTTAA
- the pssA gene encoding CDP-diacylglycerol--serine O-phosphatidyltransferase yields the protein MKSLPSILTLGNLTSGMLAVIMAIHGEFALAVTMIWVAMFFDLFDGFAARKLHCEGEFGKALDSLADVVSFGTAPVLILYLNSMNEVSALGMALTALFPVCGALRLARYNCQKTASHGFVGMPITFAGGLMSFFALWSPYFTHGVAYLVIIVLSGLMVSQIRFPSLKQVLAPHEKDIVEPK from the coding sequence ATGAAATCTTTACCGTCCATTCTAACGTTGGGCAACTTAACTTCAGGCATGCTGGCTGTCATTATGGCAATTCATGGGGAGTTTGCATTAGCCGTGACGATGATTTGGGTAGCCATGTTCTTTGATCTGTTTGACGGGTTTGCAGCCCGCAAGCTGCATTGCGAGGGGGAATTCGGCAAAGCGCTGGATTCATTGGCTGATGTTGTTTCGTTCGGAACCGCACCCGTGTTGATCCTATATTTGAACTCCATGAATGAGGTAAGTGCACTGGGTATGGCGCTGACAGCATTATTCCCGGTTTGTGGTGCATTGCGTCTCGCCCGTTACAATTGCCAGAAGACAGCAAGCCATGGTTTTGTGGGCATGCCGATTACGTTTGCAGGCGGTCTTATGTCCTTTTTCGCGCTCTGGAGTCCTTATTTTACTCATGGTGTAGCCTATCTTGTCATTATCGTATTATCCGGTCTAATGGTTAGCCAAATCCGATTCCCGTCTCTAAAACAAGTGCTAGCCCCCCATGAGAAGGATATTGTGGAACCGAAATAA
- a CDS encoding HAMP domain-containing sensor histidine kinase: MRRNGVTMKLFLVMAGFLLLLYGTTVIAQLVWFPDFYQHQKISSIKKKLTKFEQQYSMGHWNDVQLAKETGKFMRQNQSHLVILTNTGKLVNDPFHIVLLQEDGKQVNISLSLFINSENAGWLATHLKYGQQLTVTGSASGMNDPMVYPLKIKDQSSVVSGTEDFQELTEPVEEWSGTLKEVVLPNLGTWSQRQGLLVQALDSRFPLSTEDQLSLANGKMINEEWTDSWSGVRNVLTIAPVHSSGPQQQLIFSLTSLQEMREASEATQLFYAYFGIAAFVLIVFLSLLLSRIVTKPLLALNHVAKKMSTLDFTVKSPIRRNDEIGSLSNSLNALSTTLGQTLEELRQANSQMRTDMEMKQRIEQRQREFFADASHELKTPISIIKGYSEGLKDGVSESKRERYIEIIADEAVKMETMVEEMLDLVRLESQAIKLNTDAVALGDMIEDIAGRLGPQLKEKELEVVLVSTTEQTIEGDRSKLEQVIYNMMMNAIRHAVPKTDIMIEISRPEGQVRISIENQGEQISEAERQYIWERFYRVERSRNRKMGGTGLGLAIAKQILDLHGCSYGVENTPDGVRFYIIFPNA; this comes from the coding sequence ATGAGACGTAACGGTGTAACGATGAAACTGTTTTTGGTCATGGCTGGATTTCTGCTTCTTCTATATGGAACAACCGTGATTGCCCAACTGGTCTGGTTCCCGGACTTTTACCAACATCAGAAGATCAGCAGCATTAAGAAAAAATTAACAAAATTCGAACAACAATATTCCATGGGACATTGGAACGATGTGCAGCTGGCCAAGGAAACCGGAAAGTTCATGCGGCAGAATCAGTCGCATCTGGTCATCCTGACGAATACAGGTAAGCTGGTCAATGACCCATTCCACATCGTGCTTCTGCAAGAGGATGGCAAGCAGGTGAATATATCTCTGTCGTTGTTTATCAACAGTGAGAACGCAGGATGGCTTGCTACACACTTGAAGTATGGTCAGCAATTGACCGTTACAGGCTCAGCAAGTGGAATGAATGATCCTATGGTTTATCCGCTGAAGATAAAGGATCAGAGTTCTGTGGTCAGCGGAACGGAAGATTTTCAGGAGTTAACGGAGCCGGTAGAAGAATGGTCAGGAACATTGAAGGAAGTTGTTCTTCCCAACCTGGGGACATGGAGCCAGAGACAGGGGCTGCTTGTGCAGGCGCTGGATAGCCGCTTCCCGCTGTCTACGGAAGATCAGCTCAGTCTCGCCAACGGGAAAATGATTAATGAGGAATGGACCGATAGCTGGAGTGGTGTGCGAAATGTGCTTACCATTGCTCCGGTGCACAGCTCCGGACCCCAGCAGCAGCTCATTTTTTCCCTGACATCCCTGCAGGAGATGAGGGAGGCGAGTGAAGCTACACAACTATTTTATGCGTATTTTGGAATTGCTGCATTTGTGCTGATTGTGTTCCTTTCACTGCTCCTGTCCCGAATTGTCACCAAGCCATTGCTTGCCCTTAACCATGTTGCCAAAAAGATGTCGACCCTTGATTTCACGGTGAAATCGCCTATCCGCCGCAATGATGAGATTGGCAGTCTGTCCAACAGTCTCAACGCGCTGTCGACGACATTGGGTCAGACTTTGGAAGAACTAAGACAGGCGAATAGTCAGATGCGCACCGATATGGAGATGAAGCAGCGGATTGAACAGCGTCAACGGGAGTTTTTTGCCGATGCATCCCATGAGCTCAAAACGCCAATCAGCATCATCAAAGGGTACTCCGAAGGGTTGAAAGATGGGGTCAGCGAGAGCAAACGTGAGCGTTACATCGAGATTATTGCCGATGAAGCGGTCAAGATGGAAACGATGGTCGAAGAGATGCTGGATCTGGTACGGCTGGAATCCCAAGCGATTAAGCTAAATACTGATGCAGTGGCTCTTGGAGATATGATTGAAGATATTGCCGGACGTCTGGGTCCACAATTGAAGGAAAAGGAACTGGAGGTCGTATTGGTCTCCACCACCGAGCAGACCATTGAGGGAGACCGCAGCAAGTTGGAGCAAGTCATCTACAATATGATGATGAATGCTATACGTCATGCTGTCCCCAAGACCGATATTATGATTGAGATCAGCAGGCCGGAAGGACAGGTTCGAATCTCCATTGAGAATCAGGGTGAGCAGATTTCGGAAGCGGAGCGGCAGTACATCTGGGAAAGATTCTACCGTGTGGAGCGCTCGCGTAATCGCAAAATGGGGGGGACCGGGCTTGGCCTGGCCATCGCGAAGCAGATTCTCGATTTGCATGGATGCAGTTATGGCGTGGAGAACACGCCGGACGGAGTCCGTTTTTATATTATTTTTCCTAATGCTTAG
- a CDS encoding response regulator transcription factor: MVRTVLLVEDESRIREIVADYFIKEQWNVIEAEHGVEALELLALHEVDLVILDVLMPEMDGWTLCGHIRSQSTVPIIMLTARSEDDDKIHGFQLGVDDYVTKPFSPRVLVARAETLMKRVEGAVSKEQTVIRFGGAALDPWARRLEKDGIEVELAPKEYDLLLYLTRNQGIVLSRDAILNRVWGYDFEGDSRVVDTHIKKLRSKLGDEAKCIRTVIGTGYRFEAEA; the protein is encoded by the coding sequence ATGGTCAGAACAGTGCTTCTTGTGGAAGACGAAAGCCGCATTCGTGAGATTGTGGCCGATTATTTCATAAAAGAACAATGGAACGTTATTGAAGCAGAACATGGGGTGGAGGCGCTGGAATTGCTGGCACTGCATGAAGTGGATCTGGTCATCCTGGATGTGCTGATGCCGGAAATGGATGGATGGACCCTCTGTGGGCATATTCGTTCCCAGTCGACCGTACCTATTATAATGTTGACTGCCCGATCGGAAGATGATGACAAGATTCATGGCTTCCAGCTCGGCGTGGATGATTATGTTACGAAGCCATTCAGTCCTCGTGTACTGGTGGCACGTGCAGAGACATTAATGAAGCGGGTAGAGGGCGCCGTTAGCAAGGAGCAGACTGTGATCCGGTTTGGAGGCGCAGCCCTCGATCCATGGGCACGGCGGCTTGAGAAGGATGGAATCGAAGTGGAGCTTGCTCCCAAAGAATATGACCTTCTGCTGTATTTAACTCGCAATCAGGGAATTGTACTGTCCCGTGATGCCATACTTAATCGGGTATGGGGATATGACTTTGAGGGCGATTCGCGTGTGGTGGATACCCATATCAAAAAGCTTCGCAGCAAACTTGGGGATGAAGCGAAGTGTATCCGAACGGTTATCGGTACCGGTTATCGATTCGAGGCCGAGGCATGA
- the thiD gene encoding bifunctional hydroxymethylpyrimidine kinase/phosphomethylpyrimidine kinase, with amino-acid sequence MTIPKTLTIAGSDTSGGAGIQADLKTFQELGVYGMTVLTTVVAMEPDTWDHQVFPVELNVVEAQLRTVLDGIGFDAMKTGMLGSVDIIELVAKHIRRSGLPQIVIDPVMVCKGTDEVLQPENTEAMIEFLLPGADLVTPNLFEASQLAKSGLIRSKEQMESAAAVIHDHGAKHVLIKDRGVINPGKAMDLLYDGTNYEWFEADVVGSGYTHGAGCTTSAAITAGLARGLTVKEAVREGKAFVTKAIAGGFPLNRFVGPTLHVAHRLEK; translated from the coding sequence ATGACGATTCCAAAAACATTAACAATCGCTGGTTCGGATACGAGCGGCGGTGCCGGGATTCAAGCAGATTTGAAAACTTTTCAGGAGCTTGGCGTGTATGGCATGACTGTGCTTACTACTGTTGTGGCTATGGAGCCTGATACGTGGGATCACCAGGTCTTTCCTGTGGAATTAAATGTAGTCGAGGCTCAACTGCGCACCGTTCTGGATGGCATCGGTTTTGATGCAATGAAGACGGGTATGCTGGGTTCTGTAGACATCATTGAATTGGTTGCGAAGCACATCCGCCGGAGCGGACTGCCACAGATCGTTATCGATCCGGTAATGGTCTGCAAAGGTACGGACGAAGTGCTGCAACCTGAGAATACAGAAGCAATGATCGAATTCCTGTTGCCGGGTGCTGATCTGGTTACCCCGAACCTGTTTGAGGCTTCACAGCTCGCGAAAAGTGGGCTAATCCGCTCCAAGGAGCAGATGGAGTCTGCAGCAGCTGTCATTCACGATCATGGGGCGAAACATGTCCTGATCAAGGACAGAGGCGTTATTAACCCGGGTAAAGCGATGGATCTTCTCTATGACGGAACGAACTACGAATGGTTTGAAGCCGATGTTGTTGGCTCCGGATATACACATGGTGCAGGCTGCACCACATCTGCGGCAATTACCGCAGGTTTGGCGCGCGGTCTTACTGTGAAAGAGGCTGTTCGTGAAGGCAAAGCCTTCGTGACCAAAGCGATTGCTGGTGGATTCCCGCTGAACCGCTTTGTTGGCCCAACGTTGCATGTAGCACACCGACTGGAGAAGTAA
- a CDS encoding ABC transporter permease, protein MLKLIQLELRKHRFARNFRTVGIANLALILFLILIGFTDQGAEDYAFADYHVSFMLIDTFARAVFIIFGGALIAKLIISEYRNKTMNVMFTYPIKRQKIIAAKLIIIFVFTFVMILFTDLLMGALLVITNQFYSFIPDTLTISDALVLLLKYTISSLSAAGMALIPLFFGMRKHSVTTTLVSSILLVLVVCSGFNGPTFSINTLIVIPLTLGAVGLWIASLSMIRLETKDVN, encoded by the coding sequence TTGCTTAAACTGATCCAGCTGGAACTGCGCAAACATCGGTTTGCCCGAAATTTCAGAACGGTAGGTATCGCCAATCTCGCCCTTATCCTGTTTCTCATCTTGATTGGATTCACCGATCAGGGGGCAGAAGATTACGCTTTTGCCGATTACCACGTCTCCTTCATGTTAATAGATACGTTTGCTAGAGCTGTATTCATCATCTTTGGCGGTGCGCTGATCGCGAAACTGATTATTAGTGAGTATCGAAATAAAACGATGAACGTCATGTTTACCTATCCGATCAAGCGCCAGAAAATCATTGCTGCCAAGCTGATTATTATCTTTGTTTTTACCTTTGTGATGATTTTGTTTACCGATCTGCTGATGGGAGCCTTGCTGGTTATTACAAACCAATTCTACTCCTTCATTCCCGATACGTTGACGATAAGTGATGCACTGGTACTGTTGCTGAAGTACACCATTAGTTCCTTGTCCGCTGCGGGGATGGCTCTGATCCCTCTATTCTTCGGGATGCGCAAACATTCGGTCACGACTACACTGGTATCATCCATTCTGCTTGTTCTTGTAGTATGTTCTGGATTCAACGGGCCTACGTTCTCCATCAACACGCTTATTGTGATCCCACTGACGCTGGGGGCGGTTGGACTGTGGATTGCTTCACTGTCCATGATTCGTCTGGAGACAAAAGATGTGAACTGA
- a CDS encoding ABC transporter ATP-binding protein → MTYIARTIGVTKTYAGAEVVSNVNMSIRQGEIYGFLGPNGAGKTTMMKMLTNLVKPTVGEIELFGEKLTPTSYELLKRMGSIIEYPFFYDNLSAKENLDLHCEYMGFHNKKVINDMMENVGLKDTGKKPVRDFSLGMKQRLGIARALITTPELLILDEPINGLDPVGIKEMRDLFKRLSSQYRITLLISSHILGEIEQVADTVGVIRNGRLVEEVSMESIRGSHSEYIELQTLDPRKATYVLEHQLGLKNYKLIDDHTVRIYDPGIAPSELTGKLIGHGVEIESIFKRAHSLEEHFMSLMKGDGDVA, encoded by the coding sequence ATGACATATATTGCGCGGACGATAGGTGTGACCAAGACGTATGCAGGGGCGGAGGTTGTATCCAACGTCAATATGAGTATCAGGCAAGGGGAGATCTACGGGTTTCTTGGTCCGAATGGAGCGGGGAAAACCACGATGATGAAGATGCTCACTAATCTGGTGAAGCCGACTGTAGGCGAGATTGAATTGTTTGGAGAAAAGCTCACGCCTACCTCTTATGAATTGCTGAAACGAATGGGCAGCATCATTGAGTATCCTTTTTTCTACGATAATCTGTCCGCTAAGGAAAATCTGGATCTTCATTGTGAATACATGGGGTTTCATAACAAAAAGGTCATTAACGACATGATGGAAAATGTAGGTCTCAAGGATACAGGCAAGAAGCCTGTTCGTGACTTCTCTCTGGGGATGAAGCAGCGACTTGGCATTGCTCGTGCGCTAATCACAACACCGGAACTGCTCATTCTGGATGAACCGATCAATGGCCTCGATCCCGTAGGAATCAAGGAAATGCGTGATTTGTTCAAACGTCTCAGTTCCCAATATCGTATTACTTTGCTGATCTCCAGCCATATCCTTGGGGAAATTGAACAGGTTGCAGACACCGTTGGGGTCATTCGAAATGGGCGTCTGGTTGAAGAAGTATCGATGGAGAGCATTCGCGGGAGCCACAGCGAATACATTGAGCTGCAAACGTTGGACCCGCGTAAAGCAACCTATGTGCTGGAACATCAGCTGGGGTTGAAAAATTATAAATTGATCGATGACCATACCGTACGCATCTATGATCCGGGCATTGCTCCATCGGAATTGACAGGCAAGCTGATCGGGCATGGCGTTGAGATTGAATCCATTTTCAAACGGGCACATTCATTGGAAGAACACTTCATGAGCTTAATGAAGGGGGATGGGGACGTTGCTTAA
- a CDS encoding sensor histidine kinase, giving the protein MTLIFAFSTGILAFVVILLSVRLHKRSTHLTYIHEKLTTIIDKNTFERLLVFNSDPQISQLLKDMNQLLDHAHRAEAGYANQEKEMRNMLSNISHDLKTPLTVVLGYCETLLHSTSLTDQERAIMTSKIQDKAQEVLRLIHSFFDLAKLESGDNELVLSRVNVSELCRLKMISFYDMLTNLGLRVELSIPESDIFVKGNEEALDRVLDNLITNAMKYGADGKVLGLSLDYSIGERVTLSIWDRGKGIPEQEHSRVFERMYTLEDSRNRLYQGSGLGLTITKRLVERMGGSIGLQSVPFVRTVFLVSLKPC; this is encoded by the coding sequence ATGACATTGATCTTTGCCTTTTCTACCGGGATCTTGGCTTTTGTCGTCATTCTGTTGAGCGTAAGGTTACATAAACGTAGTACCCATCTAACTTACATACATGAGAAATTGACCACTATTATAGATAAGAACACATTTGAACGCCTGCTTGTCTTCAACAGTGACCCCCAAATCAGCCAGCTCCTTAAGGACATGAATCAGTTACTGGATCATGCACATCGGGCTGAGGCGGGCTATGCCAATCAGGAGAAGGAGATGCGCAACATGCTCTCCAATATCTCTCATGATCTGAAGACGCCGCTTACGGTTGTGCTTGGTTATTGCGAAACGCTGCTGCACAGCACTTCCCTAACGGATCAGGAACGCGCGATCATGACTAGCAAAATCCAGGATAAGGCGCAGGAAGTGCTGCGTCTGATTCATTCCTTTTTTGACCTGGCGAAGCTGGAGTCGGGGGATAACGAGCTTGTACTGTCCAGGGTCAATGTAAGCGAATTGTGTCGATTGAAGATGATTTCTTTTTATGACATGTTAACGAATCTGGGTCTTCGAGTAGAGCTGTCCATCCCGGAAAGCGATATCTTCGTCAAAGGTAATGAGGAAGCGCTGGACCGTGTGCTGGATAATCTGATTACGAATGCCATGAAATATGGAGCGGATGGCAAGGTGCTCGGCCTTTCACTCGACTATTCAATAGGTGAACGAGTGACTCTTAGCATCTGGGATCGGGGCAAGGGTATTCCTGAACAGGAGCACAGCCGTGTATTTGAACGTATGTATACGCTTGAGGATTCCCGTAATCGTCTCTATCAAGGAAGTGGTCTGGGACTGACCATTACGAAGCGATTGGTGGAGCGGATGGGCGGAAGTATTGGGTTGCAAAGCGTACCTTTTGTACGAACTGTATTTTTGGTTTCATTAAAACCTTGTTAG
- a CDS encoding response regulator transcription factor: MSSYRLLLVEDDRSISEMVGPYLEKEGYDVSYAYDGLEAERQFSQSPSVYDLVILDLMLPHKNGMEVLQSIRATSLVPVLILSAKDGEVDKALGLGFGADDYLSKPFSLIELTARIKAAIRRANYTAQPAAATTPKAQRIHIGGLVVDTETYEVERDGIPVKLTSKEFGILKMFVTHPGKVFTKAQIYASVWNDHYYGDENIINVHMRRLREKLEVDPSNPRYIKTLWGIGYKLEVDPA; encoded by the coding sequence GTGTCAAGTTATCGCTTGCTGCTTGTTGAAGATGATCGGTCAATTAGTGAAATGGTCGGTCCTTATTTGGAAAAAGAGGGCTATGACGTCTCTTATGCATATGACGGACTGGAGGCGGAACGTCAATTCAGTCAATCACCGTCAGTTTATGACTTGGTCATTCTCGATCTGATGCTGCCACATAAAAATGGGATGGAAGTGCTCCAGAGCATCCGTGCCACCAGTCTGGTGCCAGTACTCATCCTGTCTGCGAAGGACGGAGAGGTGGACAAAGCCCTTGGCCTGGGATTCGGCGCTGATGATTACTTGAGCAAACCATTCTCATTGATCGAGCTGACCGCCCGGATCAAGGCGGCTATTCGTCGTGCCAACTATACCGCACAACCTGCAGCTGCAACTACTCCGAAGGCACAGCGCATTCACATTGGCGGACTTGTGGTCGATACGGAAACGTATGAAGTTGAGCGTGATGGCATACCTGTAAAACTTACTTCCAAGGAATTTGGCATTCTCAAAATGTTTGTCACCCACCCTGGCAAAGTATTTACCAAGGCTCAAATTTACGCTTCTGTCTGGAATGATCATTATTATGGCGACGAAAATATCATTAATGTTCATATGCGTCGTCTGCGCGAGAAGCTGGAAGTTGACCCCTCCAACCCCCGGTATATCAAAACATTGTGGGGTATCGGTTATAAGCTTGAGGTGGACCCGGCATGA
- a CDS encoding DegV family protein, with the protein MRKIAWVTDSTSTLDPLFAEQNHVYIVPLRIVFGEECYRETEDISSELFYEKLDGASRASSSQPPIGEFIELYESLKGQYDEIITIHCSTALSGTLHTSMQAAEIAGVTVTAIDSRAGAYPLREMILQGLEWQKQGQTAAEIKLHIEQMIDNMSFYLIPASLQHLHRSGRVSGTQLILSQLLKIHLLLRFEEGKVVVNEKIRTFKRAKQRMLDVLKVDMGKVKHVCIMHANNQEEAVTIKQQIADLLPRLKTEIMPFIPVVGIHAGAGTIGLCWIRSETV; encoded by the coding sequence ATGAGGAAAATTGCATGGGTCACCGACAGTACGAGCACACTCGATCCGCTATTTGCTGAGCAGAATCATGTTTACATCGTACCTCTGCGCATCGTTTTTGGAGAGGAATGTTATCGGGAGACAGAAGACATCTCATCGGAATTGTTCTATGAGAAACTTGATGGGGCTTCACGCGCAAGCAGTTCACAGCCGCCGATTGGTGAATTTATTGAGCTGTATGAGTCGTTGAAAGGCCAGTACGATGAGATTATTACCATTCATTGCTCCACTGCGCTAAGCGGAACGCTGCACACATCGATGCAGGCTGCCGAAATTGCAGGTGTGACGGTTACCGCCATTGATTCCAGAGCAGGTGCTTATCCGCTGCGGGAGATGATATTGCAAGGACTGGAATGGCAGAAGCAAGGTCAGACAGCTGCCGAAATCAAACTTCACATTGAACAGATGATTGATAATATGTCCTTTTACCTCATTCCGGCCAGTCTTCAGCATTTACACCGCAGTGGGCGTGTGTCCGGGACCCAGCTTATTCTTAGTCAATTGTTGAAAATTCATCTGCTGCTTCGATTCGAAGAGGGCAAAGTGGTTGTGAATGAGAAAATCCGTACGTTCAAACGGGCCAAACAGCGCATGCTGGATGTGCTCAAGGTGGATATGGGGAAAGTGAAGCATGTATGCATCATGCATGCGAACAATCAGGAAGAAGCCGTTACAATCAAACAGCAGATTGCAGATCTGCTTCCCCGCTTGAAGACGGAAATTATGCCTTTTATCCCTGTGGTAGGCATTCATGCAGGTGCGGGAACAATTGGACTGTGCTGGATACGAAGCGAGACGGTATAA
- a CDS encoding ABC transporter permease: MLYFTLASKAYSRNLQYRGAHMVHNLASAMFGYMYACLWIGIGADHSLGEYGTQGMISYIAFTQSSLWISGFLTNGLGIPLSVRTGQIALDLMRPVHLFTHLMAREWGQVAYQFVYKSIPIYLLFSIVFSLQWPSEASTLLFAAIGLAGASYLSICMNYIIGATAMWTTESSWLHWGNHAMMNLLAGFFIPLEWLPDWLERIAWLSPYPFLLYVPTRIYLGYENGSLLWGTLIWCVLMTFVCLAITQVLRRKVEVQGG, translated from the coding sequence ATGCTTTATTTCACTCTGGCTTCCAAAGCCTACTCCCGGAACCTGCAATACCGCGGGGCCCACATGGTACATAACCTGGCAAGCGCCATGTTCGGTTACATGTATGCCTGTCTCTGGATCGGCATCGGGGCCGACCACTCTCTCGGAGAATACGGGACACAGGGGATGATCAGTTACATTGCGTTTACGCAATCCTCTCTCTGGATCTCGGGTTTTCTCACCAATGGACTTGGTATTCCACTCTCGGTCAGGACAGGGCAGATCGCACTTGATCTCATGAGGCCGGTTCATCTGTTCACCCACCTGATGGCACGTGAATGGGGACAGGTTGCCTACCAGTTCGTGTACAAAAGCATTCCGATTTACCTGCTCTTCTCCATCGTATTTTCTCTGCAATGGCCCTCAGAAGCTTCAACCCTGCTATTTGCCGCAATTGGTCTTGCCGGCGCATCCTATTTATCCATCTGTATGAATTACATTATTGGCGCCACCGCGATGTGGACGACGGAGTCCTCCTGGCTGCATTGGGGCAATCACGCCATGATGAATCTGCTTGCTGGTTTCTTCATCCCGCTGGAATGGCTGCCAGACTGGTTGGAACGAATTGCTTGGTTGTCTCCCTATCCTTTCCTTCTCTACGTCCCGACCCGAATCTATCTGGGTTATGAAAATGGCTCCTTGTTATGGGGAACCTTGATTTGGTGCGTCCTCATGACGTTCGTCTGTCTGGCGATCACCCAGGTACTACGCCGTAAAGTGGAGGTGCAGGGCGGATGA
- a CDS encoding ABC transporter permease — translation MKTTSWFTLYKMLIRTSIRSRMQYKFNFIMASVLAALIQISEFLMVALVLHKFGAIKGWSLHEIGYLFAIMTLSKTLYRTFGNEVHHLEKYLVGGELDQLLTRPMPVLLALLPQNFRIMAGEVLQGGFILCWSLAGMMHSGQIGWTVIPFSLLVILTGAIILFSIGLATATLGFWTTRIEELQTITEDAARTAAQYPLTLYPKWMSGILLTLIPVGFVNYVPSLYLLRGELGAWVLVAIVVVAILSLAASLRFWKFGITKYQSTGS, via the coding sequence ATGAAAACAACTTCCTGGTTTACTTTATATAAAATGCTCATTCGAACAAGCATCCGCAGCCGGATGCAATACAAGTTCAATTTCATCATGGCCTCCGTTCTGGCCGCCTTGATTCAAATCTCCGAATTTCTGATGGTTGCTCTGGTGCTTCACAAATTCGGAGCCATTAAAGGCTGGTCCCTTCATGAAATCGGTTACCTTTTCGCGATCATGACCCTATCCAAGACGCTGTATCGAACGTTTGGCAACGAAGTGCATCATTTGGAAAAATATCTGGTCGGCGGCGAACTCGATCAACTGTTAACCCGTCCGATGCCCGTATTGCTGGCCTTACTGCCACAGAACTTCCGCATCATGGCTGGTGAAGTGTTACAAGGCGGGTTTATTCTCTGTTGGTCTCTGGCCGGCATGATGCATAGCGGACAGATCGGCTGGACTGTCATCCCCTTCTCCCTGCTCGTCATCCTGACCGGAGCCATTATTCTTTTTTCGATTGGGCTTGCCACGGCAACGCTTGGATTCTGGACCACACGTATTGAGGAGCTGCAAACCATCACTGAGGATGCGGCGCGTACGGCTGCCCAATATCCGCTGACGCTATATCCCAAATGGATGTCTGGCATTCTGCTGACCTTGATCCCGGTGGGTTTCGTGAACTATGTTCCGTCACTCTATCTGCTTCGCGGCGAACTAGGTGCGTGGGTTCTTGTTGCGATTGTCGTTGTAGCCATCCTGAGTCTGGCCGCAAGTCTGCGTTTCTGGAAATTCGGTATAACCAAATATCAAAGTACAGGTAGCTAA